Proteins from one Plasmodium cynomolgi strain B DNA, chromosome 10, whole genome shotgun sequence genomic window:
- a CDS encoding karyopherin beta (putative): MEKIVEVIEGLSSSDSHVRNECENTLNFYKKNDLNNTVLSILKLLKSHKDSQVRLQCAILIRNLFRAYIKSSNVESGVEKEKGENSQLNAEEENYWDLLPDNLKNIVKSELISNISSETDKMVRSNLCNNIIDLSSKLLVNKQWPELLYVTLDFCNSNNNDVLISGFKILGGILSCIPFQLELKKDVVSSVCMKGLNSSDVQVRGECINLISCIVEDNNSVLSLSLMVKNSSSDISVLEECEKVLQAIGKMIDYNAKFFTKHISNLCDILFSICMKGDSELNYDFDSSLKSLSIEALITIPERRPKMALSVPHFVDKIVHLSMLFMLDINNDSFNEWMNSIKEGKDDNQELYDIGEESLDRVGKAFSELEEAEFIHILYNKVSEFLMKNTWEHKYVAIMAIAQTIEYLPEDEIEDQLEHVIKMLLQVLLDQDVRVRYAACQAIGQISLDHQPYVQKEYPRQIITALITTMNDVHLRVQSHATAAFVNYAEELDKMALLPFADMIIDILLQKLNSSNYLLVREQAVTAIAVIAGVIEEDFLKYYSTVVPMMKDIIQKAVSEEERTCRGKAIECISIIGLSVGKEIFLEDAKECMNALLQISSTKMDPDDTVKEYIQEAIGRICRALGNDFFPYLSSIVPTILSLLSVLPKPLTDDEEDLTITMVSNGQYVGLKTSLLEDQEKALDLLIIIIEVLKENYKDYIEATATAVLPMLNYELSDEIKQKALTAVSELIEAARILSEKTDNNKTMLHAILTAAAEKVLKSLSETKLDDNYEYILDVMIIESNGLYMCLQKAGSNVLPDGTLKLFFNQIFKLLQCSTDRRLVYNQKKNNEDVDEDELLIIDREEELEQNYRTNLLDILGVLIKYHSTQFLNTCCDICITFINTYMNSPNSEDVALALYVCDDLLEFLQEKSVCLWEYFMNALLLNINHTDDKVKQAACYGVIQATKIEAFSKYANVAVDYLLKLVHQNTSSKKPKEFISAIDNAVAALGDIVLMHTSKFNNAEELIKLWLNNLPIKEDDAEGRRVHKNLIDLVSQNHPLLFGKDNSNTAKIIEIFLTIYETDFSDADCNKKIASLINSLDQAYLSNLASSALTNKQAKKLNHIVNSNRK; this comes from the exons ATGGAAAAGATTGTGGAAGTAATTGAGGGATTAAGCAGCTCTGATAGCCATGTAAGAAACGAATGCGAAAATACGTTaaacttttacaaaaaaaatgacctgAACAACACGGTGCTGTCTATTTTGAAGTTGCTAAAGAGCCACAAGGACAGTCAAGTGAGGTTGCAATGTGCGATATTGATCAGGAACCTATTCCGAGCGTACATCAAGTCGTCAAATGTAGAATCGGGagtggagaaggagaagggagaaaacTCCCAACTAAAcgcggaggaagaaaactATTGGGATTTATTACcagataatttaaaaaatattgtcaaGTCAGAACTGATAAGCAACATAAGTTCCGAAACAGACAAAATGGTGAGGAGCAACTTATGCAATAACATAATTGATTTGTCCTCCAAGTTACTCGTAAATAAGCAATGGCCAGAATTGTTATACGTCACATTGGATTTTTGCAATTCTAACAACAATGACGTATTGATTAGTggctttaaaattttgggaGGAATTTTGAGTTGTATCCCTTTCCAGCTGGAGCTAAAAAAAGATGTAGTTTCGTCAGTCTGTATGAAAGGGTTAAATTCGTCAGATGTACAAGTTAGAGGAGAATGTATCAATTTAATTTCGTGCATCGTAGAAGATAACAACTCTGTACTG TCCCTAAGTTTGATGGTAAAAAATAGTAGCTCAGACATATCCGTGTTGGAAGAATGCGAAAAGGTTCTTCAGGCTATTGGAAAAATGATTGACTATAATGCCAAGTTTTTTACTAAACATATTTCCAATTTGTGTGACATTTTGTTTAGCATATGTATGAAGGGAGACAGCGAATTAAATTACGATTTTGACAGTAGCTTAAAGTCGTTAAGTATTGAAGCACTTATTACCATTCCGGAGAGGAGACCCAAAATGGCTCTCTCCGTCCCCCATTTCGTGGACAAAATAGTGCACCTGTCAATGTTATTTATGCTTGATATTAATAACGACTCGTTTAATGAGTGGATGAATTCGATTAAGGAAGGCAAAGACGACAACCAAGAATTGTACGATATAGGAGAAGAATCGCTAGATCGAGTTGGAAAAGCATTTAGCGAATTGGAGGAAGCCGAGTTCATTCACATTCTGTACAATAAGGTGTCTGAGTTTTTAATGAAGAATACTTGGGAACATAAGTACGTTGCTATTATGGCCATAGCACAGACGATAGAATATTTGCCTGAGGATGAAATAGAGGACCAACTGGAGCATGTAATAAAGATGTTGTTGCAAGTGTTGCTTGACCAGGATGTGCGAGTTAGGTATGCTGCTTGCCAGGCCATTGGCCAAATTTCTCTAGATCATCAACCGTACGTTCAGAAGGAGTACCCTCGACAAATAATTACTGCTTTGATAACCACCATGAATGATGTACATCTTCGAGTTCAGTCACACGCAACTGCAGCTTTTGTGAACTACGCAGAGGAACTGGACAAAATGGCACTACTTCCATTCGCAGACATGATTATTGATATCCTTCTGCAGAAACTGAATTCATCGAATTATCTGCTCGTAAGAGAACAGGCCGTAACCGCTATAGCAGTGATTGCAGGAGTTATTGAGGAGGACTtcttaaaatattattccaCCGTTGTGCCCATGATGAAGGACATCATTCAGAAGGCAGTTTCGGAAGAGGAGAGGACGTGCAGGGGAAAGGCCATAGAATGTATCTCTATCATCGGACTTTCCGTGGGGAAGGAAATATTCTTAGAAGACGCAAAGGAATGTATGAATGCATTACTTCAAATTAGTAGCACCAAAATGGATCCTGATGATACGGTTAAGGAGTACATACAAGAAGCAATTGGAAGGATATGTAGAGCTTTAGGAAATGACTTTTTCCCATACCTCAGCAGCATCGTACCGACGATTTTGTCCCTCTTAAGCGTTTTGCCCAAACCGCTAACAGATGATGAGGAAGATCTAACCATCACCATGGTTTCGAATGGTCAGTACGTAGGGTTGAAAACGTCTCTCCTGGAAGACCAGGAAAAGGCTCTAGACCTCCTAATCATCATCATTGAGGTACTGAAGGAAAATTATAAGGATTATATAGAAGCCACCGCCACAGCTGTGTTACCCATGCTGAATTACGAACTGTCTGACGAGATAAAGCAGAAGGCTTTGACTGCAGTTAGTGAGCTGATAGAGGCCGCAAGAATTCTCTCTGAAAAAACGGACAACAACAAAACGATGCTGCATGCTATCTTAACAGCGGCTGCGGAAAAGGTTTTGAAAAGTCTATCGGAAACGAAGCTAGATGATAATTATGAATACATCCTAGACGTAATGATTATCGAATCGAATGGACTCTACATGTGTTTGCAGAAAGCAGGTTCGAATGTGCTTCCCGATGGAACCCTGAAATTATTCTTCAACCAGATTTTTAAACTGCTACAATGCTCAACGGATAGGAGACTGGTATAtaaccagaaaaaaaataacgaagaTGTCGATGAAGACGAATTATTGATAATCGACAGGGAGGAAGAGTTAGAGCAAAACTATCGTACCAACTTGTTAGACATTTTAGGAGTACTCATCAAATATCACTCTACGCAATTCCTAAACACCTGTTGCGATATTTGTATTACCTTTATTAACACGTATATGAACTCTCCTAACTCGGAGGACGTTGCCTTGGCCCTCTACGTCTGTGATGACTTGCTAGAGTTTTTACAAGAAAAGAGTGTGTGCTTATGGGAATATTTTATGAATGCATTGTTACTAAACATTAACCACACGGATGATAAGGTGAAACAAGCCGCTTGCTATGGAGTCATTCAGGCTACCAAAATTGAAGCCTTCAGCAAGTATGCAAATGTAGCTGTGGattatcttttaaaattagtgCACCAGAATACGTCGAGCAAGAAACCAAAGGAGTTCATTTCTGCAATTGACAACGCGGTAGCTGCTTTGGGAGATATTGTCCTAATGCACACGTCCAAATTTAACAATGCGGAAGAGCTAATAAAATTGTGGTTAAATAATTTGCCCATCAAAGAAGACGATGCTGAGGGTAGACGAGTTCACAAAAATCTGATCGACTTAGTTTCGCAAAATCATCCGCTCCTCTTTGGTAAGGATAATTCCAACACTGCGAAAAttatagaaatatttttaaccaTCTACGAGACGGACTTCTCCGACGCCGATTGCAACAAGAAGATTGCATCCCTCATTAATTCGCTCGACCAGGCGTACCTCAGCAACTTGGCTTCTTCAGCCTTGACCAACAAGCAGGCTAAGAAGCTCAACCACATTGTCAACAGCAACCGAAAGTGA